One genomic window of Elusimicrobiota bacterium includes the following:
- a CDS encoding phosphatase PAP2 family protein, giving the protein MQAALALLLGLAPALQAAEGQRFAWDESWPRFRRAEYFITGLAAAGSAADYFLVSPPKAAAWKGEILFDQGARNTLMARSGAGQNRAGALSDLLVYPLIGYSMLDGPVTAGWAGGNKDTAVQLALINAETFAVTEVLNLSISNLLPRSRPEGDACPSNSKYDPHCVRSFWSGHAANAFAAASLVCAEHGALDLYGGKGDAAACGTALTAASAVGVLRIVSNDHHASDVIVGAAVGAATGYLMPNLLHFKSKRSRHHLGYLIPSVGPTGGGLTYVKAW; this is encoded by the coding sequence ATGCAGGCGGCCCTGGCTCTGCTGTTGGGCCTGGCCCCGGCTCTGCAAGCCGCCGAGGGCCAGAGATTCGCGTGGGACGAGAGCTGGCCCAGATTCAGGAGAGCGGAGTATTTCATCACCGGGCTGGCGGCGGCCGGGTCCGCAGCGGATTATTTTCTCGTCTCGCCTCCCAAAGCGGCCGCCTGGAAAGGCGAGATATTGTTCGACCAGGGCGCCAGGAACACTCTGATGGCGCGCTCCGGAGCGGGCCAGAACAGGGCCGGCGCCCTTTCGGACCTCTTGGTCTATCCGCTGATAGGCTACTCCATGCTCGATGGCCCGGTCACCGCCGGCTGGGCCGGCGGCAACAAGGACACCGCGGTCCAATTGGCCCTGATCAACGCGGAGACCTTCGCCGTCACCGAAGTCCTTAATTTGTCCATATCAAACCTGCTCCCAAGAAGCCGCCCGGAGGGCGACGCGTGCCCTTCCAACTCCAAGTACGACCCGCATTGCGTGAGGAGCTTCTGGAGCGGACACGCGGCCAACGCGTTCGCCGCCGCCTCTTTGGTCTGCGCCGAGCATGGCGCGTTGGACCTGTACGGCGGCAAGGGCGATGCGGCCGCCTGCGGGACTGCGCTGACGGCGGCTTCAGCCGTCGGCGTCCTGAGGATCGTTTCGAACGATCATCACGCCTCGGATGTCATCGTCGGCGCCGCGGTCGGAGCCGCGACCGGGTACCTGATGCCGAATCTCCTGCACTTCAAGTCCAAAAGGTCCCGCCACCACCTCGGCTACTTGATCCCCAGTGTCGGGCCTACCGGCGGCGGCCTCACCTATGTCAAGGCCTGGTAA